The Pongo abelii isolate AG06213 chromosome 7, NHGRI_mPonAbe1-v2.0_pri, whole genome shotgun sequence genome contains the following window.
TATGTGGATGCAGAGGACACACTGCTCATGGCTGCTTCCAGAGAATGGTTGAATACAGCAGGTATCCTAAGATCTGTTCTTGGATGTCTCTAACAGGTCACTTTGGCTCTAGGACCCTCCACTACCCTTGCTGAAACTTTTTCAGAACACTCCGTAGTCTCCTTACGCCAGCCATCCGACCTTCCTCCCCTCACAGAATGGGAGACTGTGTTGCATGGGACACTGCCCTTGACTGCTCCTGGTGGATTGACTGCACTGGATCCCTGACCCCTCTGAGGGCTATCAGTGGTACTTCACCATTGTTGACACTCCTTCAGGCTACAGCATTATTGTTCTAGTCTGATCAGCCAACTCCTGTCAGACCACTGTAGCCTGTGAAACTGATCCATGTCATGTGTCTGGTTTTCTGGACCATTTGCATTCTGACAACGAGGAGCATTTTTTCGAAGGGGAGTCAACCGTGGCCTAATAATCAAGGTATTTGATGGAGTTTTTATGtgttcctgatatggtttggatgtttgtcccctccaaatctcatattgacaTGTAATCCCTAAAGTTGGAGGTAGGGTCTGGTGGGaaatgtttggatcatgggggcaagatccttcatgaatggcttggtgcaatccttgcagtaatgagtgagttcttgctccaTGAGTTCATGCaagatttgagtttttaaaagggCCTGGAGCTTCCTGCtgtctctcttgctgtctctcaccatgtgatacacgggctccccctttgccttctgccatgtttgtaagtttcctgagtcctcaccagaagcagatgctggtgccatgcttcttatacagcctgcagaaccatgagccaaataaatctcttttctttataaattactcagtttcaggtattcttttgtagcaacacaaatggaccaGCACAGTTCCCTACCATTCACAAGCTTCCTGTGTTGAGTATTGAAACTGCCTCCTCAAAAATTGACTGAAAAATATTTCTCACTCTACTCTCTCGCCTTGTCCTGGTCCACGCACCGTAGCAAGGCAGTTTGGTCACTGAATTTGGTTGTCTTCagaaaggaattatcttcttTTGGCTGCTTCCTTGGTAATGATCAGGACAAAAGATGTGAGAGTGATAATCAAGAAGTGTgaagtggctgggtgcggtggctcaggcctgtaatcctggcactttgagaggcccaggtgggtggatcagctgaggtcaggagtttgaacccagcctggctaacaaggcaaaaccccatctttaccaaaaatacaaaaattggctgggcgtggtggtgcatacctgtattcccacctactcaggaggctgaggcaggagtatcgcttgaacccaggaggtggagcttgcagtgagccaagatcgcaccactgcactccatcctgggtgacagagggagactctgttgaaaataaaaaaaaaaaacaaaacgaagtGTGAAtcccagcctgcacaacatggtaagactctatctctacaaaaaattaaaaaattagctaggcatggtgacatgccaGGACACACTCCCagctccttaggaggctgaggtgggaggatcacttgagcctgggaggttgaggctacagtgagctatgattgcacctctgctctgcagcctaggtgacagagcaagaccctggctccaaaaaaaaaaaaaaaaaaagaagaagaaaaagaagtatgAAAAGTCTACTTGCAAGCTAATAAGTGAGCTTGCCATAGTTTCAGGGGTGTTGGCAGAAAACATGAGACACTTGGctcagagacaaaggactttatgTCTCATGGAATAGCGGTAATAGCCAGAGTTTAGCATATTTACACCAGTTCCCCAAGGCCAGTTCCCATGGGGTAATGTGATGGGGGGCAGATGAAATCTGAGCATTCATTAGGTTGTGTACAAGAAAGGAATCCCAAGTTTAAGAATCCCAATTCTCCATTAGTGGGAAATGAGTGTGTCTGATCTTTGCTCTAGAATAAAACATTATTACACTGAAAATTTAACAACACTGCCTTTGCTCTAGAGGGAGACATGATTATCCTCCAAGGCTGTTTGCCAGACAAACATTCTGGAAAAAAGAGTCTAGAACATAGGGAGTCAGTATCTTTGACCTTAAAATGTGCAGGGAGAAGACCTGGGGGATGGTCTTGCAACAAACCTATTTTGAAAATTTGAGTTTCTGCTGTTATGAAAACTGGGGACAATGTTCTCTTCTTTCCTCAAGTGGCAGTTCCAGGTTTGCTTTGTGGGGCACCCTCTGGGTAACAACCCAGCCAAAAGGGTACCCTAGAGAATTCAAACTTCATTCTGGTTTAGCCACTTAGATTTTCTTGTTGGATTAACATGGCCTTAGGTCCTAAAAATAGTGAACACATGTTTGAATAGACTGCTTACCAAGTCCTCCTATGGGGGTCTGCACAGGCCAAAGTGGGGAAATAAGTGTTGTTGTGAGTTGTATTGTGTTCccctaaaattcacatgttgaagccctaatccccaatgtgactgtgtttggaaaTAGAATAGAGAGGTAATTAGGAGTCCTAATCCAATAAAACTGGTGTCCTTAAAAGAAGGGGAGCAGACAGcagatatctctctctctccactcaagcacagaggaaaggccatgtgaagcACAGCAAGAAGCCACCATTTACAAGCCAGGAAGAGTGGTCTCATCAGAAAGCACCcatggcaccttgatcttggacctccagccgccagaactgtaagaaacgAAATTTCTTTTGTGTAAGCCACTCACTcagtctgtggcactttgttatggcagcacaagCAAACTAATAGAAGTGTTCTCTGTCCACTTAATAAAAGTTCCTTGTTCCTCTTGTACTTGACCTTTCCAAAGAAAGGTCTTGGTATGGGTAAGGGAATAATTGGACAAAGGGTGACGTTATAGCTACTGACATGGACAACAATGATTTTATGGTAGTAGAGGAAAAGGAACAACCCTGGCACTTGGAAAGGGAACCCCTTAGACCTCAGGAGGTATAGGGGAGTGAGCGATATTAGTGATCTTTCTCTGCAGCCTTTCTCAAAAAGGAAAATCACCCACAGTAGCTCTCTTAAACTGCTGCAAGTACCTGAAATTTAAGACTTCTAGGTCTGCCATCCTCCTCCGGATGACTTTCACTGTGATTTGATTGCCATTCCCTTACTCTTGCTGATAAATCTGCTGGAAGTAGCACAGGCGGACTCTCCTTTGTCCCCTGCCTTCTCCACACCCATTCTCACAGCTGTGGCTCCGTCGTTCTGTGGGGTGAATGAACACTCCTCCCCTGGTGTACTAGTCCTCTTACAGACAGGAAAAGTGGACTGTCTGTCCTTCAGGCCGTCATTCCAAATCAAGGTCTAGACTCAATTATTTAAACTGAACTAAGAACCCTAGGTGTATCAGCTGGCCAGGAGGCCACGATGgcattgtcagtttttttttcacACAGATCCCTCTGTGCTCCCTGCTGAATGATGTAGACCTCATTTGATGGCTGCAATAATTGTAAGCTCTCTTTCCAGGTGCACCATGTGCACCCTTGATATTTGCTTTTAGTCTGGAAGCCAGGTGTTAATTAGCCTTTCTCATGGGGACTTGTACCCCGGGGATGGCCATAACAGACCTTTGAAGGTTTAAGGAAACAGCACCAGGAGACCATGCAGCCTCAGATGATTGTGCAGAGCTCTCCAGAAGCAGCTGCTCTTGGTTCTGTGGCTTGTGTCTTGGAGGGATAGGATAACTGACTTGTTATTTATGTAAGTCCTATGGCAGTTTTTTCTGTGAGGGGAAGCATCCAATGAGAAAAGGTGGTATGGAATTTGCCACTGCTTTTAGCTGAAGTGATCACAGCTATGACATTCTCCCCCTAAAGCCATTTAAGTCAGTCTAAACCCATTGGCTAGGGTTGTTACGGTTGACGGGATTGCCCTGGACTTCCTCCTTCTGTACCTGGATTAATGTCTAGAGCGAAGTTAAAAAATCAATACagaggctgggcgccgtggctcaggcctataatcccagcgctttgggaggctgaggcaggcggatcacctgatatcagaagttggagacaagcctggccaacatggtgaaaccctgactttactaaaaatacaaaaaaattagctaggcatggtggcaggagcctgtaatcccagctgctgaggcaggaaaatcacttaaacttgggaggcagtggcagtgagccgagattgcatcactgccagcctgggcaacacagcgagactccgtgtccaaaaaaaaaaaaaaaaaaaaaaaatcaatacagaaagtgaaggagaaagccACCTGGATTTCTGAGGTAGACCTTGATGGGTTGTGGGGTGTTCTGCTGATTGGATACAGGACCCTGAGAGGTGTGGCTGAGGTCCGTACTGTAGGTTGGCCTATCCTGCTGCTTGGAGTCCTGTAGGCAGTAGCCTTAATTAAATGCCATATAAGACAAATTGGACGAGCTTAGCCAGAAAGTAGAAGTGAGGAGTGGATACTATGGGGAAACAATTCTCCATGGGTCTCTCAAGTTCCAGCAAATATTAATAACAGAGGCACTGACAGCCCTTTGATCTagactatcttttcttttctttctttctttttttttttttttttttgagacagagtcttactctgttgcccaagctggagtgcaagggcatgatctcagctcactgcaacctccgcctcccgggttcaagctattctcccgcctcagcctcccaagtaactgggactacaggtgcacaccaccatgcccagctaatttttgtatttttagtagagactgggtttcaccatgttggccaggatggtctcaatctcttgatctcgtgatctgcccacctcggcctcctgaagtgttgggattagaggtgtgagccaccatgcccagcctagactatcttttcaaggatgtttatATAGCAAACTTTCTTGAAAGAAATATTTCCATTTGGAGCAAAGAACAGGTATGCTTACTGCATGTTATGAATGATTTGGGCTTTTGAAGCCCAGAGTTCCTCCTCTGTACTGTAAGGCAATTCATGGTGTGTTCAGGTGCCCCCCTGGGCCCACTGCATTAATCCCATGGGATTTGGGGGTGAGAAAGATGCAACATTCTGGTACCCATGTTGCTTGCTATATAGGAAGTAATAAAattctttgtctctgacccatGAGTCTCGTGTCTTTTGCCAGCATCCATGAAGCAAACGGTAACAGGCCAATTTATCAGCTTCTAAGTAGGGTAAAATATCAGATCTGCCAGTTTCCTGTGGGTAGGTGAGTAGTAAATGACCATTAAGTATTCCATAAATCATGGattggagagagggaaggaaacaaTTAGTGCATATCTACAAGGACTTTCTTCTgtcacataaaaaatttaaaaacccctGGTCCTTATTgagtatttaacatatttttcttaaatttcccGAAGTACTTGAAATAAGTACAGTAGGTATTTGTTTGGTTAACACAGCCTGTTTGCCTGTGTTGTTTATATTTTCCCTCTACATCTTTCTATGTTCCCTACTATTTTTTTGTCTCCTTTATTTCTCAGCACATGAACAGGCTCAAGGGTGATTGATACTTGCaggaagattttattttcagGCTAGAATAGCATTCATAAAAGAATAGGGctctgaggccgggtgcggtggctcatgcctgtaatccccagcactttgggaggccgaggtaggctgatcacctgaggtcgggagttcgagaccagcctgaccaacatggagaaaccccgtctctactaaaaatacaaaattagccaggcatggtggcaggtgcctgtaatcccagctactcaggaggctgaggcaggataatcacttgaacccaggaggcggaggttgcggtgagctgagatcatggtgagtcgagattgcaccattgcactccagcctgggcaacgagagtgaaactctgtctcgaaaaaaaaaaaaaaaaagaataaggctcTGAAACCCAATTGAGCCGTGGTTGATCCAGGAAAAATGCAGATAGGGCCTCTGCTGAGGACTGAATTCCCTTTtagagtgttttattttattgtggcaaatagacataacaaaaatttatcattttgacCATTTTGGAGAGTACGATTAATTCATtgatattaagtacattcacagtgttgtgcagccatcaccactatccgTTTTCAGAAGTTTTTCATCACATCAAACAGAAACTCTACCCATTACACAGTAACTCCtcattctcccctctccccaggtCCCTAGTCACCACTATTCTACTTTATGTCTCTATGAACTTGCCTATTCTATATAcctcatacaagtggaatcacaccatatttgtctttttttgtgtctgcttattttacttagcataatattttcaagcattatccatgttgtagcatgtattgaAATTTCATTCCTGTCTGCCTtctggctactatgaataatacAGTTGTCTCTCTGTAtttgtgggttctgcatccatggattcaaccaatcaTGGATTCAAAAATACTTGGAATGGCCaggtgcgctggctcatgcctgtaatcccagcactttaggaaaccgagacaggtggatcacctgaggtcaggagttcgggaccaccctggccaacatggtgaaaccctgtctctactaaaaatacaaaattagttgggcatagtggtgcacgcctgtaatcccagctacttgggaggttgaggcatgagaaccacttgaacctgggaggcagaggttgcagtgagctgagatcacaccactgaactccagcctgggctatgaagtgagactctgcctcaaaaaaaaaaaaattgcagaaaaaatacaacaacaaaataatacaagtttaaaaatacagtattaacaatgatttacatagcacttatagtatattaggtattataagtaatctagagatgatttaaggtatatGGGAAGATGTGCATCAGTTTATataaatactacaccattttttCCCTTATATCTACTGATTGCTTTCGCAaaactacaccattttatatatggGACTTGAGCATCCGCACATCTGGGTATCCaagagggtcctggaaccaatcccttaCAGATCCTGAGGGATATtggtgtacaagtatctgtttcagtccctgctttcaattcttttgagtatatattgaggaatggaattgctggattatatagtaattttatgttttgaattttagaggaactgccaaactgttttccatagcagctgaaACATCTTACattccaccagcaatgcatgagggttccaatttctccacatcatcaccaGTGCTTGTTATTTTCATGAGAAATAAACAGCCATTCTAAtttgtgtgaagtggtatctcactgtggttttgatttgtattttccaaatgactaaggcatatatttattggccatttgtttatcttctagagaaatattcattttcttgGAAGAAAATCATCTCATTCTAATTAACtcacaaagaataaaatcataacaGCCAGTTTAAGGAGGCCACACAAACATTTTCCCAGCCCCAAATTCTACACCATCTTAATGAAATTCTACACAGTTAGAACACCCTCTTCCATTTCAATTCTGAAGCAAGGAAGCTATAGATGACACACGAGAGGTTTAACTGATGGTTATACTTTATACCTTCActatcaattatattttaatagtgaATTAACTTGGTTATGAGAGCTGATTTTCCATTTCTCCAGTGTGAACTTCTTGATTAGGCCTATCTGTTTGCAAGTCTGCACTGTTTGAGAACCTCATTGAAAACCCCACAGAGCTTGTTGATGTCGCCCTGGTTCTGGGCACACTCCAAAAACTGTTTGATCTCATGGAAAcaaggctgctgctgctgtgctggcCAGGTTCCCTGAGGCTGCTGGTAAGTGATGTCAGGTTTTGCAGGCTCAccattacttcctccactgaagctCCCAGTGAGGGCATAACCCAGTGTGTGCCCCACAGCAGAGCCTACAGCCACGCCAGCTGCTGTGGTTGCCATTTGGGCCATCAGACTTGGCTGCTGGGGCGCAGGAGCAGGAGAGCCAACTGCAGATGGGGGTGCCACTGCTGGCGGCTGAGCTGCTGGTGCTGGCCTGGGTGTAGCTCTCATCTGAGTTGCCCGGCTGGTGGGAGGGGCCCTGCAGGAGGTGTGGCTTCGGCTTCCACGTGGCATACTAGCTGCACGGCGGCTCAGCATTTGGTAATACTCATTTTTgaattgagttgtttgtttttgtcattgaGTTTTAGGAGTTGTTTATTCTGGATAcgaatcccttatcagatatgtcatttgcaaatattttctgtcattctgtgggttgtttttgcactctgttgattgtgtcctttgatgcaaAAAGTTTTAAACTTTCATTAAAAGAACggttctttattatttacttttgttgACTGTGTTGTTGGTGTGGTATCCAAGAAATCGTTGTCAGATCCAATCTCGTGAAGATTTTCCCgttttttctaagagtttattGTTTTAGCTTTTAACTTTAGATCTTTGACTCATTTTGAGTTTAAAAAAGTGTGATGTAAGGATCCAACTTTACTTgtttgcatgtgaatattcagtttttctagcACCATTCGTTAAGGAGAATGTCCTTTCTCCATTAagtggtcttggcacccttgttgaagatcatttgACCCCATATTTCTGggattatttctgggctttctgttcttttccattggtttatatagctgtccttatgccagtatcacTTTTTTTTgaatactgtagctttgtagtaagttttgaaattaggaaatgTGAATCttccaattttgttatttttcaagatgTTTTGGTTATTTAGGATCTCCTGAGATTTCCTATAACTTTTAGaatcaatttttctatttctacaaaacatgccattggtattttgacaggagtttcactgaatctgtagattgttttgggtggTTTTGTCCTCTTCAGAATATTAAGATAAAATGGAAATGTCTTTCCATTAATTTAtcttctttggtttctttcagtCATATTTTGTACTTTTCAATGTACCAATCTTTTCCCTCCTTAGTTAAATCTATTCCTAAGTACAGTTTACCCTTAAACAACATAGATTTGAGTTGCAAGGTTCATTTACACTCAGTTTTTGCAATAAAAGTTACaccaagtgtgcctgcctctcctgcctccccttccacctcctctaCCTTTTCTACCTCTgctacccctgagacagcaagatgaatcctttctcctcctcctcctcttcagcctactcaatgtgaagatgacaaggatgatAACTTTTATgataatccattccacttaatgaattgcaaatatgttttttcttccttatgattttattttgttcttattttttcttttcctcttattgTAATTATCCAGACATTGCTGAGACtccttctgatttttaaaatatcactttcttttctctatcttACTTTATtctaagaatatagtatataatacatataatataaaatatgtattaattgacAGGTTGTTATTGGTAAGTTTTCAGGTCAACTGTAGGCAATTAGTACTTAAGCTTTTGGGGAGTCAAATGTTGTATGTGGACTTTTGACTATGCAGGAGGTCaacttattctttttgatgttattttaaattgaatgtttttcttaattttcttttcagattattcattgccagtatatagaaatgcaactgatttttgtgtgttgattttatatcctgcaacatTGCTGCATTCATTAGCTctaaagtttgtgtgtgtgtgtgtgtgcactcgcacaatctttagggttttctacataaaaGATCTTGCCCTCTGTGAACAGTGATAATTAATtatcctttttcctttccaatttagattacttttattctttttcttgcctaaatgCTCTGGCTAGAATTTCTAATCCTATGTTGAATTGAAATAGTGAAAGCAGGCACCTTTTCTTGTTAATGATTGTAGAGGAAAAGGTTTCATACTGTCTTTTCACCATTGAATGGTATTGGCACTCTTGTCAAcaatcagttgaccatatatgcaAAGGTGTTtggagtatgatgttagctgtggatttttCATATATGATCTTTATCATtttgaggaagtttccttctattcctaataTACTGAGTGTTTTTATCGTGAAAGGTGGTTGAATTTTTGTCGGGtgtttttctgcatcagttgagtTGATCATGTGCTTTTCTCCCCTGAATTCTATTAATGTAGTGTactatattgattgattttttttgttgaagcattcttttttcattgttcttatttcattttttgcttttctattttaaattgataGGTATTTGTACATATTAATGAGGTaaattgtgatattttgatatacttttacaatgtgtaatgatcaaatcatagtaattagtatatccatcatctcaaaaatttcctttttttggtgttgggaacattcaaaatctacTCTTCTGGCtacttgaaaatatacaataagtttttgttggttttcctaTAGtgttatagaacactagaacttattacTCCTATATAGCTGTACCTTTGTATTCATTAACTGACCTTTACTATATCTATCCTCTGCTCCCACCTACCATTCCCAGGCATTGGTGactactattctactctctacttctatgagatcaactttttttagctttcacatatgagagagaacatgcagtacttatctttctatgcctggcttatttcacttaatattttccaAGCTCACTTATATAGCCGctaatgacagaatttcattcctttttatgactaaatagtattccattgtgtatacatatcacattttctttatgcattcaactgttttaaaacttttaatttttatgggtacacaatagttgtacatatttacttatttatgggggtacatgtaatattttgatacaagtgTCACAGTGTGTAATGactaaatcagggtaattaggatagccatcatctcaagcatttatcatttctttgtgctagaaacattctttttttttttttcttttttgagacaaggtctcagtctgttgcccaggctggagtggctcaCTGCTTTCTCAACCTCCCAGCTCAAAGGAAGCCCCCAGCCtagacttctgagtagctgggactacaggtgcacaccaccatgcccagctaatttttgtaattttcttttgtagag
Protein-coding sequences here:
- the LOC100443033 gene encoding coiled-coil-helix-coiled-coil-helix domain-containing protein 2-like → MPRGSRSHTSCRAPPTSRATQMRATPRPAPAAQPPAVAPPSAVGSPAPAPQQPSLMAQMATTAAGVAVGSAVGHTLGYALTGSFSGGSNGEPAKPDITYQQPQGTWPAQQQQPCFHEIKQFLECAQNQGDINKLCGVFNEVLKQCRLANR